In Salvelinus alpinus chromosome 30, SLU_Salpinus.1, whole genome shotgun sequence, a single genomic region encodes these proteins:
- the LOC139559870 gene encoding dual specificity mitogen-activated protein kinase kinase 2-like, producing MDGQVQIITQANLEALQKKLEELDLDEQQKKHLEAFLTQKGEVGELKDDDFHRICELGTGNGGVVNKVCHKPSGLVMARKLIHLEIKPAIRNKIVRELQLLHELNSPYIVSFYGAFYSDGEISICMEHMDGGSLDQVLKEAKRIPEEILGKVSIAVLRGLAYIREKHQIMHRDVKPSNILVNSRGEIKLCDFGVSGQLIDSMANSFVGTRSYMSPERLQGTHYSVQADLWSMGLSLVELSIGRYPIPPPDAKELETIFGRPIMDGAEGVMHSSTSPKPPGGRPASSHGPVMAIFELLDYIVNEPPPELPHGVFTSDFRDFVTRCLIKNPTDRADLDMLMSHTFIKRAEVEEVDFAGWLCKTIGLNQPSTAD from the exons GGCTAATCTGGAGGCTCTACAGAAGAAGCTGGAAGAGTTGGATCTAGATGAGCAGCAGAAGAAGCACTTGGAGGCTTTCCTTACCCAGAAAGGCGAAGTGGGCGAGCTGAAAGACGATGACTTCCACCGCATCTGTGAGCTGGGCACTGGCAACGGAGGCGTGGTCAACAAGGTGTGCCACAAACCCTCAGGCCTGGTCATGGCCAGAAAA CTGATCCATCTGGAGATCAAGCCAGCCATCAGAAACAAGATCGTCAGAGAGCTACAG TTGCTACATGAGTTAAACTCGCCCTACATCGTTAGTTTCTACGGGGCCTTCTACAGCGACGGAGAAATCAGCATCTGCATGGAACACATG GATGGGGGCTCCCTGGACCAGGTGCTGAAGGAGGCCAAGAGGATCCCTGAGGAGATCCTAGGGAAAGTCAGCATTGCG GTTCTCAGAGGGTTAGCCTATATACGAGAAAAACACCAGATCATGCACAGAG ATGTGAAGCCCTCTAACATCCTGGTGAACTCTCGTGGGGAGATCAAGTTGTGTGACTTTGGTGTGAGTGGACAGCTCATAGACTCCATGGCCAACTCCTTTGTGGGAACACGCTCCTACATGTCG CCGGAGCGATTGCAGGGCACCCACTACTCTGTTCAGGCTGACCTGTGGAGTATGGGCCTGTCTCTGGTGGAGCTGTCTATCGGCCGGTACCCCATCCCCCCTCCTGACGCCAAGGAGCTGGAGACCATCTTCGGCCGGCCCATCATGGATGGGGCCGAGGGTGTCATGCACAGCAGCACCTCACCCAAACCCCCCGGGGGCAGACCTGCCAGCA GCCATGGTCCTGTGATGGCCATCTTTGAGCTGCTGGACTACATTGTCAACGAG CCTCCCCCTGAACTGCCCCATGGAGTATTCACTTCTGATTTCCGTGACTTTGTGACTAGATG TCTCATCAAGAACCCAACAGACCGGGCTGACCTGGATATGCTGATG AGCCACACGTTTATCAAGCGCGCTGAGGTAGAGGAGGTGGACTTTGCTGGCTGGCTCTGTAAAACCATTGGGCTGAACCAACCAAGCACTGCAgactag